Below is a genomic region from Falco naumanni isolate bFalNau1 chromosome 17, bFalNau1.pat, whole genome shotgun sequence.
CAACTTCTTCATCCACAACCTGGCGCAGATGAAGTTCACGGGCTCCGACACGCGGCCGACCCTCTCCTTCGCTCCCCGCACGCACACCATCAAGACGTCCGGCCGGATCCGCGACATCTTCCTCTGCCGCCACGAGAGGGTCTTCAACCCCAGCAAGGGCTACGTGAGTGGGGACAGTTGGGGACAGGCAAAGTGACAGCTCAAGCATTTCTCAAGTTCCCAGCCCCGTCTGTGCTCggggcaccccagggtccccatccccatgccACAGCCCATCTCTCTGCAGACCTACGTGGTGAAGGTGCAGCGGGAGAGCCCAGGAGAGGTGACCTTCGTGCAGCGCACCTTCGAGGAGTTCCAGGAGCTGCACAACAAGCTGcgcctcctcttcccctcctcactGCTGCCCAGGTACCCCTGCAGACCCTCACAGACCCCTGGGGTTCCCCACCGCCCCCCGGGCTTTGCTGAGCATCCGTCCCCACAGCTTCCCCAGCAGGTTTGTCATCGGACGGTCACGGGGCGAAGCGGTGGCTGAACGGCGCAAGGAGGAGTTGAACGGCTACATCTGGCACCTTATCCATGCTGCGCCCGAGGTGGCAGAGGTGCGGAGCTGGGGGGGCGTCCCAGCAGGGCGGGACGggggctgctgcctcctgagAGATGGGGACGATGCCAGGGTTGCCGGTGAGGTGGGAAGGTGCTCGGTGGCCAATGCACCACGTGAAGCATCGGCGCAGGCACCGTGTGCGTAAGCCATTGCCACGTGCGCTGTGCACCGGTCCCGAAAGGTGGAGGACGTGGTCACCTCCATCACCGCTAACGTCACCTCCTCGCCCCGCAGTGTGACCTCATCTACACCTTCttccaccccctgccacgggaCGAGAAGGCGGCTGGCACAAACCCGACCCCAAAGCCAGCAGGtagcagggctggtggcagcgCTGGCAGCCAGCCGGCACCGTGAGGGGTGATGGCGGGGGGCTCCCGTCCCACCTGcgccccctcctctcctctcttccagACGCCACATGGGCCCGGCCCCTAGGGAAGGTCGGTGGGGAGGTGAAGCTCTCCATCTCCTACAAGAACAACAAGCTCTTCATCATGGTGATGCACATCAGGGGGCTGGTAGGTGCGCGGTGCCcggtggcagcagggatggggggtCTGCCCCACCGCTGCACTCACGGGcaccccctgctctgccccacagccaccGTTGCAGGATGGCAATGACCCTGACCCCTACGTCAAGACCTACCTGCTGCCTgacccccaaaaaacaaccaagaggaaaaccaaagtGGCCCGGAAAACATGCAACCCCACTTACAATGAGATGGTAcgtgggatggggatgggggtcAGGgggtcttggggggggggggggggggtgggtgggctgtAGCTGAGGGTCTGCCCCGTTCTGCCCCCGCAGCTGGTCTACGACGGGATCCCCAGGGGGGACCTACAGCAGCGGGAGCTGCGTCTGAGCGTGCTGAGCGAGGAAGGCTTCTGGGAGAACATCCTCCTCGGAGAGGTCGGCATCCGCCTGCGGGACCTCGACCTGGCGCAGGAGAATATGGGCTGGTTCGCCCTGGGATCCCGCGGCCATGGCACCCTCTGAGGTCCCCCCGCCAGGGCTGGGAACCCACGGCACCgctgctgtggctctgccccCTCTGGGATGTGCCCATAGGGACCGGGTACCGATGGGCGCTGCCGCAGGCGTCTTCTTTTTTAAGTTTACCTTGTGTCAAGGGAGCAACAcggggagggaggggcagggaggacCGGTGGGGCACTTTGGGGAGGGTATTTCTTCCTTTGggatatttgtattttaattttttttaataacgAGTAGCGTGCGGCCGGGCACCGGGgcagagaggagaagggaggCGAGTGGGCTGGGGGCGTGTGGACCCGCAGAGCTCCGGGTGCTtctccagccaggagctgcctgcctggAGCCGGGCAATTCTCATCCCGGGGAATTCGCTCCCAAAGGAGAGCGGTGTGGCGGGGCCGTGCGTGGTGCCGGTGACCCCCTTGATGCCATGGGAAGGGGACAGCCGGCCACCCTTCTTGTCCCCATGGTTGTGGGGACATCTCCTCATCTGCCGTCCAGCGCCAGAGCCGGGGATGCCTGCGCCGGGGTGCGGGCTTGGTGCCTGTGGTGCTTTGTTTACAGCAAGAGCTCCGTAAACGGATGAAATGTTTCTCAGGATCGAGAATAATGAACTTAACCTTtatattaaaagttttaaatattgtaTCTAGCGGGAGttgaagggggaggggggagttgAAGGTCTGGCCCCACCAgcggctggggctgctggagctggcacCCCCCTGCGTCGGGACCCTCCTGCCTGTAATACGATGGCGTGAAAATAAAGGAGATGAAACGCACGGGGTGCTGTGTGGGCCCTGCCTGCACATCTGCCCGCACATCTGCCTGCGCCTGTGCCCACACATCTTCTTACATCTCTGCCAGCACATCTGCCCCCACTTCTACCTGCACATCTTCTTGCATCTCTGCCTGCACATCTACCTGCGCCTATGCCCACACATCTTCTTGCATCTCGGCCTGCACATCTGCCCGCATCTTTACTTGCACATCTGCCTgcacctctgcctgccccccGGACCCGGGCGTCCCCCCGGACCCGGCTGCCCCCCCGCTGTTCCCCCTCGCCGCCAGAGGGGGCGCTGCCGCGCGGCGCCCTCCGGCTGATGCAATCCCCACGCGGAAGGAGGGGCGGTGCCtccgccccgccggcggccgcccgGGGGGCGTGGCTTCCCTGACGCCGCGCCGCTGGCCAATGGGGGCCGGCGACGCGCGGTgacggggcgggggcgggcgggcgccggCGCGGTGGGCCGGCGCCGGCCGCGGGCGGGTTGAGGCGCTGCGCTGGGCCCCGCGCCGCCATTTTGTGCCGCCGCCCGCAGCAGGATGGAGTCAAGTACCCGAGCACAGCCGCCCGCCGtccgccgccccgcagcccctggACGGAGCGCCGCTCCGCAGGCCCGACCGCACCGCTGGGAGCGCTGAAGAGTCTCCTCTGCCCCTCGCCGGCGCTTATGGAGCCGAGCGGCCGAGATCGCGCCGGCCCCGGCCTGGGGCGGGCCTGGCTAGGCTTAGCCGCGGCCTGGCCTAAGCTGGCCGGGCCCAGCGCGGCCCCCGCCGGCGGCTCGCCCCAGGCGAGCCCGCCCTTCTCCTGGCTGCGGCTGATGTCgcagctcctctccccgctGCCCGCGTTGCTGCAGCGGCTGCTGCCCGGCCCCACGCTGAGCAGTGCCCTCTGCCCCGCCAGCGGGCAGCCGCCCAAGggcccgctgctgctgctgcccgaGCCGGCCACCTCGCTGGACTGGCCCGAGGAGACGCTGCCGTGGGCGGAGGAGCCCCTGGAGAAGGGGCGAGAGCGGGAGAAGGAGGCCCCACCGGGCCTCTGGGGAGCCGGGCTGGTGCGGAGCAGCCTGGTGTCCTTCCCCGGCCCGCGTGTGGACTTGTACGTGCTGGGCCCGGAGCAGGGCCAGGCCGGCTGCTCCGGCAAGagccacctgccccagcccctgcggGCCGAggtccccgccgccgcctggcGAGGCTGCCCCGCCCGGGCCGCCCTGCCGGAGGCCGAGTTCCTCCGCAGCAAGCGCTTGGCCTTTCTCCAGCGGTGGCACTTGGCCGTGCCGGACCCGGACCACGGCTACCACAGcctggaggaggagcagcagcagcagcacaagggcGCTTGTCAGGAAGAGGTAGGGGAGCAGCGGTGCCATGCTGGGGAGCTGAAGCGGCCCGAGGAGCCGAGCGACGCGGGGAGACAGCCCGGAGGTGGTCGCTTGGAGCAGGAGGGGTTGAGGGGTTCAGCTGAGGAAGCGGCACTGGTGGGGGAAGCCTCAGctgaggaggatgaggaggacTCCGAAATAGAGCCGAACCTGCCGGTTTCAGCCAGACCTGCCTGTGCGAATAAATTAATAGACTATATCATGGGGGGAGTTTCCAGCGGGGAGGACAGCGCAGATGACGAGGAAGACtgggatgatgatgatgacgatGGGTTTGACAGTGAAGGGCTCCCCTCAGATTCGGAGGCCGGCAGCCAGGACGGGGAAAGGCTCCATCTCTGGAATTCCTTTTACAGTTTGGATCCGTACAACCCTCAGAACTTCACAGCCACCATTCAGACATCTTCCAGTGAGCCAGGAAAAGATATGTCAGATGTGgaagaggtggaggaggaggaggaggaggaagattcTTCATGGGCAGAGGAGTCCTCAGGGTCTCCTCACCCTAGTTCTGAAGAGGAGGACGAATGGGACTGTAGCAGTGTGGATGAGGCAGAAAACTTGAAACTTTGGAACTCGTTCTGTACCTCAGATGATCCGTATAATCCTTTAAATTTCAAGGCAGCCTTTcaaacagcagagaagaaagggacACCTGGTTTAAAAGGAGCAGAGAGGCCGACTTTGGTCACTTCTGAACGTAGTCACTTAACTGTTTGTCGGGTGCAGTTGGAAAAACGTAATTGTGGGGTCACTGTGCAGCATGGCATTCTTTCTGGTGAGAAATGTAGAAATACCAAGCGGAAAAAGGTATATGCTTTTGTttatggttttgtgttttggggatgctaaaaaaaaaaaacaacaacaaaaaccaacaaccccaCATTGTGCTAGGTAGTATGTGAGTGGATGAGGTCACTTGTGCCAGGATTCCAGCCAGATCATGCCCGCGTGAGCTTCTGGTCTAATTATTTATGTGTGCCTCATCCTTTACACGTGATGGTAGAGTTTGTGATTCAGATAATGGGCAGATAATgtctttaaatttcttttctagaCTTGAAGTTAAATTCTCCGTTTAAGATGTCgttttcattctgtatttgtGTTGTAGGGCAGTTTTCGTCATGGGAGAAACAGATGAGAACTGTGGTGTAagtttttcctttggaaagtaCAGGTTTCTGTTCTGAATAATGCTGATGATGTATTTTAGGGACTTGTCGTGCATGTAGTGTGATCGAGACCTCAAGCATTGTGAACGTTAGGACTTGTGACAAGCCTGCTTGGGTTATAAATGTCTTCTCTTGTAGAAAGAGCTCTTCTGTTGTGAGTTAAGACATGCTGTAGTAAGTCACTGAAGTTTCAATACGAAGTGTAGTAATCCACTTCCATTTAAGAGACTACTGTAATTCAGCAGTCGTTTATAAAAAGGATGTAATCTGGAACTGGGCTTTTGAGCACAAACTGGAAGTGTAATGTGTTTATGAGGAGTTTGTGCATTAAAAAATTTCTAATGTGCTAGGATTCAGgtaaatagtaataataaattTGTCTTCGTAAGTGTTGTGATGCTACAGACGTACAAGATGGCTTTTCAGGTGTGATGTCTTGAGACTTGCACTGCCGACCTTTGGAGGAGCAATAAATAGCTTGTGATACAAAGTCCCAGGGCGATACACTAGTGTAACAAGTTATCAAAATAGAAAGCTTGTATAACTGCTTGCTTTAGTGTTCTTACAGGGAGGAGATGTGTTTGCGCCTTTAACTGAGAGCCTGGCTTGGAGGTAAATTCATACCTGCGTTAGGGCAGGTGGCATTTACAAAAGTTAACGGTTCACACAGGACAAACTGTTGCGTTTTAATCTAAGTGGAAAATGCTCAAACTGTTCCTCCAAGAGGTCCTT
It encodes:
- the PPP1R15B gene encoding protein phosphatase 1 regulatory subunit 15B — encoded protein: MEPSGRDRAGPGLGRAWLGLAAAWPKLAGPSAAPAGGSPQASPPFSWLRLMSQLLSPLPALLQRLLPGPTLSSALCPASGQPPKGPLLLLPEPATSLDWPEETLPWAEEPLEKGREREKEAPPGLWGAGLVRSSLVSFPGPRVDLYVLGPEQGQAGCSGKSHLPQPLRAEVPAAAWRGCPARAALPEAEFLRSKRLAFLQRWHLAVPDPDHGYHSLEEEQQQQHKGACQEEVGEQRCHAGELKRPEEPSDAGRQPGGGRLEQEGLRGSAEEAALVGEASAEEDEEDSEIEPNLPVSARPACANKLIDYIMGGVSSGEDSADDEEDWDDDDDDGFDSEGLPSDSEAGSQDGERLHLWNSFYSLDPYNPQNFTATIQTSSSEPGKDMSDVEEVEEEEEEEDSSWAEESSGSPHPSSEEEDEWDCSSVDEAENLKLWNSFCTSDDPYNPLNFKAAFQTAEKKGTPGLKGAERPTLVTSERSHLTVCRVQLEKRNCGVTVQHGILSGEKCRNTKRKKVTFLEKVTEYYVSSEEDRKGPWEEIARDGCRFQKRIQETEEAIGYCFTTEHRQRVFNRLQETYYKRVDLF